tcctttttcaattttttaaatatattcatttatgaCAAATAATACATTCCCAGCATTTTGCGCTTCTTTGCATAATTCTTGGGTCTGAAAATTACATTTAACATCGGATTGCAACCTTTGTTTCCCTTATAATCTCAACTTccaatatttttatgctttaacgaaaatctttatttttctagtttcaaatattatcttttaaataaataataaatattatatttcttcttgTTCAGTTAATCATGGATTTGGTGATACTCGTCCATAAAATGCAAAcatctatattttaattttttttttaaaatgagacgAAAGAAAATAgggaaatttcttttatttattggaGGCCCAAccgttatatatttatttatttatttattttcataattaatggACGGACAATCTCATATTATTATGTCATTTTTTATtctcatatataaaaatacaaaataaatataaaattagtagGGGAATAGTGGTTGTGTACATCATCAATTTGTGTCAATGTTGCCTTTTACTTAAGCAAGAAAATAGTCCATATCTTTATTACCCTATAAAGAGATCAAATCTTTCCATCAACTATTAGACCTATAAagagaaaagtaaaagaaaactatCAACATTAATGAAATGTGACTTCTCAACTCATTTGAAAACGCTGGGTTTGTAGTTTGATTGTTATTTTAGTCTAATTTGATTTGTCGGTTAAGGTCAAAACATaggtaaacaaaaaaaatagattaaattaacatcTAACGATCTAATCAGGTAAAATCATGTAAATAAGTAGATTTTTCGGGCTATTTATGGGTCTGAAtgtataacttttattttaaatccgTCTAATTTTGAAGCTAAAAAagtcatattatttttttatccgacttaaaattgttatttttttgaaacacattcaataaatttagcctaactaaaaagatattatcaatcaaaatttatatattttaaaggcAGATTACAGATTACATTtgatcaaaattaaaagagttcGAAAACGAATCTAGTAGCAATTGGATAACTCAATTTGGTATTAAAGGAGCTTTCCTTGGGACAATTTTGCTTGACTTGTATTCTACCACAATCAATACCAAGCAACGCCTATAAGATACATGATTATAATTACAAATGGTGGTCGGTATcacattctttttcttttaaattatattttctaaattactTCTTTCATTGTATATAAaccaaattagaatttcaTGGTCAATCAGATCGATTGAATTCATATAAAAAGTAGTTGACAAATTTTGGTCATGGAGGTTGGCATAATTGAGAAGAAAGGAATAACCGACCAAGTGATGAGAGTTATTGTTAAGCTTCCATTGACAAccaaaaagaaatcacaaacAGTTGAAGCTCATGAAGAATTTTCTATAACCATAATGTTTGATCGAGTAAATGTATATCCAAAAATGTGTGAACATGATCTAACTATATTCTTCATTTAGATAAATCTCAATGCATATGCAACTTGGTTGGTACTTTAAATATGGCTCAAACTTGGCAAAAGTCGAGAATTATCTTAATTATTAAGCagattttttttagaaaaagacactttctaatttttaatgaaagaataattataaaatcataatttaatgaaattaaataccataaattttatgaattttactAGATTGAGTGATAATATAATGTGAAAACATCttatctatttataaaaatttattcgtCAATGtcgatataattaaaaattatatattaataaacatcaacttattatacttattattgTTCCCGGAGTTTTACTATAGAATtcatctttatatatatatattgtaatgGGTCATAGCAATAAAGATAACCATCTTTTCATTTACCATAAAACTCATAATTCAATTGGTGAAAAGGAAGAACTTGGACCAAAGATCTTTtatcctaaaaataaatatttttactatttaaactGGAGCCTCAAGTGATAAGTTGCTGCATATATCAAAGCACAAATAGGCCAAGCTTTAGAAAGCaccaatttaattctatatgggaaatatgattaaaattgAGATTCGGATGTGAAGTGAGCTGGGGCCAAATGGCTtaaaaaaagttgaaaataaaagtatttgaATGACATACCATGTGAGGGAGGGCCCAAAAGCTATGTTATTACATCTCTAAGTCTTTCGGTTTCTTTCACTTTTACTAAATACCATGACTTTATGATATAACTAACTAACTAGTATGTTCCCTACCTCTTCACCGTCCAAACAAACCTTTATATTCCTTTGCACCGTTGCCAACTTTACTTTACAAGCACCAACCTTCCTTTTAAGTTTTGTTCTTAAATTAGTGTACCTTTCTTACACAACAGCTCGTTTGATGCAGACACaggccttttcttttctatgaAATATGCTTTACCATGTACTTCTATCCTCAAGTTATGGGATACAAAACAGATCCGTAAGAAATTAACATTGACCCATCTACCATTTAGCTTATTTTTTGCTTCCCTGTTTAACAATTGCTTCATTTTACTTGAGAGTATactcttattataattattttcaaatggttgaattaatattcattttaactcgttttaaatttattattaatgtaattaataCTATCAGTATATTATctgattttaaataatataattatcaaacttatttatataatttaataaatttgggCACCGGTGGATAGCCATGagtatatatcaaattcatcGTAGTACCAAAACATCAAATCTAAAATCTGCTCAAAATCAATTATCAAATTTCTTAAGTACATCCTGTTATTAGGTCAgataatatcaaatatgaGTAACTACCCGAATCGTTGGCATGGTGCCACGAGTCATAACATAGCTCCAAAACTGATAATAAATACAAGTATTTGTTCTAAACCGATTGAAGTAAATCCACTTGTCCCATCCGTTATATCCCAGAACAATCATCATCCTACTTTATTTACCTCattattaagtttaaaaagaattaataagtGGGTCTCACGGTAGATGCCAAAATTTGGACTGTATATAGAAAAAGAgtattatactatatatatttaaacacaGCATCAGagactttttaatatatataattttcttggTTTTTGGTCAGTATATAGTATACTTAACTGGTAGCTAGCCAGCTAACAGCAGAGCAgtgaagaacaagaaaaatgaTAGTCTTATATTTGATTCAATCTATATTCTAAAGaagttgttgttgttgtagATTTTGTGGGTTGCTGTTGTGGTAATTGTTGTTATCTTGCAGTTAcagttattcaaaattccctCTCTTAGAAACCAACCCGTGTTCTGTTCTATGTCTTTCTTGTTCAACCATCATTTTGCTTCTTCTCGAATCTTGAATCAAATCTGATTTTGATTGTACATTTGCACAAAATTAGAacccctttttttcttttccttaattcTCCATTTCTATCAGTTGTTTGTTTTGTTCATTAATAAACGATGGAGGCATCAGAAAACTGTAGTGTGAAAGTTGCAGTTCATATTCGTCCACTTATCGGCGATGAACGCATTCAAGGTTGCAAAGAATGTACTACTGTTACGCCTGGAAAGCCACAGGTAACCCGcattctattttttctcttattttgttttttttttcttcttctaattttGAGCTTAATTATACATAGAgatccttttttctttttagttaattatgaGAGTAGgttataataatatctcaATATGTTCCTTCTAAGATTTTGATAATTACTCTCTTGCTTgtctattttctttgtttgctctATTAAATCTTGaataacaaacaaaacaaGTGAAGTTTATGTATGCATATTGAAAGGTCTGAATTCTTAAGTTCAGTATGCATTTTAGTTTGATAATGGCATTTGTTGTAATCTAATTATGCTGAACAGagtgtgtatatttatatatacagacACATACTACAAGTATGCTTTGTTTTCGAATAAATCACATGCAAAAGttcaattgaatttaattcttgCAAACTCATGTCATTTTCTTGCATGATTTCATTAAttgcaattttctttttgaatttgatataattgAGTTGTAGCGCCTGTAAGTTTTCCAAACATGAGAATCGACTAAATAGATTCAATTGAAGTGAATTCTTGTAGTTTAGACTTTCCAAACAAGGGAAGTACTGATTTTGTGCGCCATACTGGAATTATTTCACTGGTTTGATTATGGTGCAGGTGCAAATTGGTACACATTCTTTTACATTTGATAGTGTATATGGAAATGGTGGTTCTCCATCATCTTCCATGTTTGAAGAATGTGTTGCTCCACTTGTTGATGGACTATTTCAAGGATATAATGCTACTGTACTTGCATATGGTCAGGTAATTTTTGCCttgttttaattgtaatttgctttaagttgaaaatttgTTTCTCATGCGCTTATGCTTTTCaattagtttcttctttttttacatAGACTTTGACTTGCAGACAGGATCAGGGAAAACATATACAATGGGAACTAGTCTCAGGGATGGCTGCCAGACTGGATTAATTCCACAAGTTATGAAGGcattatttaataagattgAGAAATTAAAGTATCAAACAGAATTTCAGTTGCATGTTTCCTTCATAGAGGTATATTTGGCGCATTAGTTTATTTCGTAcaccaaaaagaaagaaaatacgTGGATTGTTTTCTGGGCTATTGATTCCTATGAGAAACTCCATTTCTGGACTATACATACTTAGGCTGAAGTTATCTTTTGATGCTTTGCTCATTCTCTGATAAACACCATGTTTTCTCTAGTAGACTGTCTAATCTTTAGAGGTTTTCCCCTCTGTAGTACAATCTACCGAGTATGGAGCCAAAAGATGTAACATAATTAAAACTCCTGATCTGGAAATGAATTTGGCTGTCATATGGTATTCTGTACTTTATTTTCGTCatccttcttttgttttatgataATGACATAGCAATTCAGAAGAATTCCTTGGGGAGGAGTGAACTTTGAAGCACTGCATATATTGACAAGCTGATATAAGATTCAACTTTGTGGTAGCTCATTTTGTGAGTCTTTCTATCTGTGTACTAATACTTGGGCTTTGATTTTGAAGATTTTAAAGGAAGAAGTAAGAGACTTGCTGGATTCTGTTTCTCTGAGCAAATCAATGCCTGCTAATGGACATTCTGGGAAAGTTTCTGTTCCTGGGAGGCCCCCTATACAAATTCGTGAATCATCGAATGGAGTTATAACACTATCAGGATCAACTGAAGTAGCTGTTAACACATTAAAGGAAATGGCTGGTTGCCTGGAGCAAGGATCATTAAGTAGGGCAACAGGAAGTACAAATATGAACAACCAGTCCAGGTAAACCTTCAATATCAGAGATTGCCTTTCCTGCCTAATTTCAAGATTTATTCTAATCAATccaaatttttattcaagCTAAGAAGTTCAGGTTTCTGTTAACCATGATATTATGTTGATCTTTGAGGCTGTTACAAATTCTATTAATGATAAAGAGACATAATACTAATaagaaatttcattttaacatCAATGTTAACCTTATtgctttaaataattaattaattttcctaAATTTTCTCAGAGATAGGCATAATGAGAACCTGTCTTAAATGCAAGAAAAGGTTCTAAAAGGAAGAATAAGAGGCTGTACAACATTGTGCGGCCTTATAGAGAATTTTGTTACTATATAAAGGAAGCAAATGTCTCAGAACATTGGTGTTTTTGTCTCTGAGACTGTTATCTATCTTTATTTGCTGAGTTTaccaaaaaatatatcattatttatGTCCCTTTGGTTGTGAAAATGCAATTCTCTCACCTTTTTGTTACAAAAGTGTAGTTTAAAATAATGATCTCGGATGCTGAAAGATTATTTCATGGTTATATTTTGCAATGGTTTTAAATCTAATGGCATGCCATTCCCTTCTGCATATTGATTAAAGTCGGTCGCATGCAATATTCACGATCACATTAGAACAGATGCGCAAACTGCATTCAATTTCTCCTGTTAATGACACTCCAGATGAGGATATGGGTGAAGAGTATTTCTGTGCTAAGCTCCATTTGGTAGATCTAGCTGGATCTGAACGAGCAAAAAGAACTGGTTCTGATGGTCTTCGCTTGAAAGAAGGTGGgtaaattcatattatttctatctaTTTTTCCAATGCTTTATCATCAGCAGTTGTTTCTATCACAACTATTATGATTccttattcatttatttatttatgtttttctgCATACAGGTATACATATAAATAGGGGGCTTCTTGCACTTGGTAACGTCATCAGTGCACTTGGAgatgaaaaaaagagaaaagaaggagTGCATGTTCCCTATCGAGACAGTAAACTGACTCGACTCTTGCAGGTTAGATTGGCTTAATTCAGCCTATGTATTAAATTTGATTCGGGAAACTGCAACCATATGTTGCTTTCTGATGTTGAAATGATGCACTTCCCAATCTCAATGCATGCTAACACTTTAGATTGCTAACATATTTTAGGCAtgtttttactattttcttaaCCTGTCTAAGCAAATTAAATATGACCATTTAGTCTTATCCATACACGATAACAAAATTCTCATAGCATGATGAGTTTAATGCAATGTATCATTGCAAAATccaaaaactatatatttgGTTTAATAGCCTAGTACTTTATACagtatctctctctctctctctctctctctatatatatatatatttatggttgtcaattaatttatatcagcAAAGGTGACCTATtggtttgaattttttaaattgagtgGTTTTAACATAACAAATTGTATATAAAAGCTATCTTTCTTAAAAAGTCCAGAGTTATCAGTATTGCCGACGGTGTTCCAATGCCTATGAAAAGAATACTCTTGTGCCTGAGGGTTTAGTTTCCTTCTATTAAACCATATGTTTTACTGGAATATGTCACTAGTCCCTTTATATTTCAAAGTGTGCCCATGTCTTAGCAGCCTTATCTCTTTTCAGATATCCAAGATGGCTCTATTCCTTGTCATATTCAATACCCTTAGCTCAAACACTCTGTTTTTGACAAATGCTTCGGACCATGCAGAAAAAGGGTGtttaattaacaatattaTCATAGAGAGGTTTATACATAATATGGTCTATGGTTTATACTCTTACGCTCTAACCTGTTATCCAAGAGATGACTTGTTATTGCCACTTGTCAATGTACTAGGCCAATATATTGGAATTTGcttattattttctgcttCTGTACAAATTCTTAGTATGACGTACAACAGATAGGTGGTACTGTTGGTACTAGAAATGAACTACCTCTGCTATCTGTTTCTGGGCTTTGACAGGTGCTAGTGTAACTACAAAATAAGTGCTGATTTCTCTTTCCATGGCAATCCCTTTCTCTTAAAGCTTTCTAATCATTTAAGGTTGCTTATGCTCTTTGGCAGGATTCACTAGGTGGAAACAGCAAAACTGTCATGATAGGTGATTATTTTTCGCTTTCTTTCCAGAAGTTGTACCATGTGTTTGGTAACAGCAGCAGCATATGTCATGTTcgaaaagaatatttaataaaaatagcagcatattattttattcctgTCTCATTTAGAATGAACTTTTGTGCCCTTTTTCTAGCGTGCATCAGTCCTGCTGACATCAATGCTGAGGAAACTCTCAACACTCTCAAATATGCAAATCGTGCTCGAAATATTCAGAATAAGCCTGTTGTAAGtttgcttataaatttttctattacttGTTATGTTATCatctctttttcatttctacaATGGTGTAAATATAAtacttctcttcttcttcttcttcttcttcttcttcttctccacaTACAGGTTAATAGAGATTTAATATCCAATGAGGTGCAACAGATGCGCCAGCAGTTAAAGTACTTACAAGCTGAACTTTGTGCTCGTGGGGGAGGATCTCCACCTGATGAAGTCCAGGTATGTACCTTTCGCAAAAAATGTCTTTCGACCCAATCTACCTTTTGTTTTCACATTGTTTTTGGAGATATTTGCATTTCCATTGTGTATCGTGTAATagctaattaatttagttttgataGGCGCTGAAGGAACGGATTGCTTGGCTTGAGGCTACAAATGAGGACCTTTCTAGAGAACTTCATGAACATCGCAGCCGTTGTGCTGTTGTTGACCAGTGTGAAATAGATTCCCAAGTATGTCAGGTGGAAATAAATATGGCTGCATATACATTCATTCTATTGATATAGCAATATTTAATCTCAATTGCTAGATTTATAGTCtccatttaaattttaaatctcagGAAGGCCATGCCTCTTTTACAAAATGTGATGGACTGAAAAGAGGCTTTCAAAGTATGGACTCATCTGACTATCAATTGGATGAAGATGTATCAGgtaattacttatttaatcGACTCGGCTGTGTCATTCTTGATGCTAGGACTAGGATGAAAGGAGCTTATGCATGCTTTATCCACAGATCTAAACTGGATTAGCATTtgctctagattatttgactTGGCATTTTATTGGAGTTGGCCCTATTGTTAATCCGTCAGAGTTTTTCCTATATTCTGCAGTACATTCATTTACCTTGGTCATTTCTCTTCTGTATTGGTTAAAATTGCATCCTATATCTGCAGGTGAAAGTTCAGGGGAAATTGATGAAGCAGCAAAAGAGTGGGAGCATGCCCTTATTCGAAGTACTATGGATAAAGAATTGATAGAACTAAACCGACGTTTGGAGCAAAAAGAGGTTTGTTTTTATGGGCATTGTTTTAGGAAACACACAAAATTGTTGGGTAAATGGATATATctgtttttcttaatattgaatAAACAGATTTGtgattaaagaattaatagaGAACAGTTCTAAGTTTATCAATATTTCTGTTATTATTGGAATTGGTTTCTACCTAGGATTTTATCATAAGAGTCTTACACTAAGAAACAATTAAAAGCTTCACCCAACTGGAATACTGTCTGTAGAAAAGTGATGCAATGCACTTTAAGCAATTTTGAGTAATGTGATATTGGAATGATTTATTTCCAGATTCTATATAATTGCTTCTAACCTATCTGAGGAAGCTATTTGTCCTTGCTTGATGATCATATTAACTTCATGGTGATGTATTATCatgttcttatattaattGCCTGATCGTAAGTCATGACCAAGTAGAATCAAGTCTGTGGTTGGATGAAGTCAATTTCACTCCCACAGCAAACTTAGACTATTGACAAAAGCTTTTTGACTAAaatctattctttttcttttttaagaaaaaaattaaagcacTAACAATTCTGTGATCAGaatcttttgtttaattttggtatatctaGGGCtgcttaattctttttcttctattttgaTGCAGTCTGAGATGAAACTTTTTGGAGGGGTTGACACTGAATCTTTGAAACAGCACTTTAGGAAGAAAATCATGGAACTTgaggaagagaaaagaattgtGCAGGTCCAGTTGAACATTATTCAGCTTTCATTGTTTATTGTGGCTTTAGTATATATGATTGACATGAATAACAAAATGGCAGCAAGAGCGTGATCGTTTGTTAGCTGAAATAGAGAACCGTGCTGCTAATTCTGATGGACAAACACAGAAAGCACAGGAGAGTCATTCACAGAAGTTAAAAGCACTTGAGGCGCAAGTAAGTTATGTGGTTTTGACTAGATAATCTGTCATCATAGACTGTTGGTCCGTTTTaacttttcttattcttattctttcaAATCCAGATTTTAGATCTTAAAAGGAAACAAGAAAGTCAGGTTGAGCttttaaagcaaaagcaaaGAAGTGAGGAAGCAGCAAAGAGGTTGCAAGCTGAAATACAACACATCAAGGCTCAAAAAGTTAGTTCTCATTCTGGTGTGTCTAAATTTCCATTATGCCtcagtaaaatttatttttcaacttttatAATCGTCCTATTCTTAAATTTGTAGGTCCAATTGCAGCATAGAATAAAACAAGAGTCAGAACAATTTCGACAATGGAGGGCTTCGAGAGAGAAGGAAGTGCTGCAGGTGCTTCATCACATTAACAGTAACTTTTATATGTTTGTTGATACTTTATGTTGCAAGCTGGTGGTGTGTGGCTTTACTAGATATCGCGGGTGACtgaaatttaaagataaaattttttctagttttaatcaaattttaagaaGTTCTTGGCTTGGATCACCCAAATCATTTAAGAATTCAGAAAGCATTCTGAGAAGCAAATTATGTTtgatatgagatttttttttatccataTATTTCTTTGTTCTGTACTTTGGATATTCTTATTCTAGTCAATCCAATCTGTttcatattgaaataaatctattattttatttgtggcTTCGTATAGTCTTGCTGCCATGCGCACGGAACGCATCGGTCATCAATAGACTCCATCCATAACATTGTAGATCTTATCAATGCTCTAACCTTTCCTTATGTTTCAAAGCATTCCTTTTCTATAAGAAACTATATTCTATTTTCTAaatctttttcctctttttcaCTGATTTCACATTTGTATGATGTTTTCTTGAGATCTTTCATTGTCGGATTTTTGCCTTCTAGTTGATGCTTCAGTTTAACccatatttctctctctatttgatggtttatttattttccctTTTCTCCCTGTAATCTTTGATGTTTTTTAAACATCTGTTGGCCTACTCATGCTCGTAAGTTTCTATCATATTGAAACATTTTGTTTACTGCTCCATTTCCCCTGAATATTGGTTTTGCTCGAGCAGCTGAGAAAGGAAGGCAGGAGAAACGAGTATGAGAGACATAAACTTGAAGCACTGCATCAACGGCAGAAACtggtaaaaattattatctttcaAGAATTTACATtgtcttttaaataattactgCACTTATCCTGTCTCTGTAAACTGGCGTCTGTCACTCTGATTTACCTCAAGTTGCAATCCCTGTGTGATGGAAGGAACGTGATGATCAATGTTTCATAGTTCTTGTTTTGTTCATCAGCTTTTCATGCTGTTACATCAGCATTCTTTTATATCTGTCTCCAAGTACTAAATTGGTCCACCATAAATAGTATTGGTCCGATCTTGCTTATCGTGCATGGTATATAGCTATTAGTGTACAGAATATCCACTTGGtttataattcaaattcaaacTGGCTTGGGATATGCTGACTCCAATcctttagaaaataatacatttaGCCAGATCCAGCAAAGCAGTAGGTTATGAAGTACATTTGTTAATTTTCTTAAGAGTAAGTAAGttgtatttgttaatttaagaaaattacaCAATCTAATCTCTTGTTAAGTTTACTTGGACTTTCTTGGAAAAGTAGAAAATGAAGACTGAACCCTTCAAGCTTCAATGTAGTAGAAGTTGAAAGGAACCCTACATCCATtggattttcctttttctttctaagataataagattttaagaGATTGATGTCATTATTCTCTTTCTTCAAGATTCTACAAAGAAAGACAGAAGAGGCAGCAATGGCTACCAGAAGGCTAAAGGAGCTTTTGGAAGCTCGCAAGTCTTCTGCATGTGAGACCTCAGGTAATTCTATTCTCTTTTCTAAGAGGTTCCCGTAGTAGCGACAAGCAAAATGGGAGGAGCCTAAATCGAGTTTTAATTAGTTAGTCAGACATTTGGACATTCTGATTTATTGTGAATATCTTGCAGCTAATTCGAACGGGCATACATCATCTAGTCAGGTGACTATCTGAGATTAAGTGATTGCTTATgctctattttatttattaggagTAAGACTGTTCCCATACCTGCAGCCTCTACAGATTGGTTGTGTTCAGATAAGCAGGGGCAGATCAACCTTGTGACTAGAGGGGGGGCATTGCACCCTCTAAATTCAAGAGATTTCCAGTTTAGccatatatttctatttttgttcttACATATCATATTTTGTTGTGGTATGTTTGGCCCCCCAATATGCAATGAGCCTcctttttaactatttataatttgtgTTCTTACATAAATAACATTTAATTGTGCCATGATTTACgtcaacttaaattttttgtcAAAAGTATCCTTACTGACTTCTACAACgtcatttaaaatatatgataattttatcttttatatatctttttaagtTAATTGTAACATTAATTAGTTATGAAATAGGAACCTATCCTATTTGACATGATAaagatttaatcttaaaat
The sequence above is drawn from the Ricinus communis isolate WT05 ecotype wild-type chromosome 7, ASM1957865v1, whole genome shotgun sequence genome and encodes:
- the LOC8272982 gene encoding kinesin-like protein KIN-4A isoform X2; translated protein: MEASENCSVKVAVHIRPLIGDERIQGCKECTTVTPGKPQVQIGTHSFTFDSVYGNGGSPSSSMFEECVAPLVDGLFQGYNATVLAYGQTGSGKTYTMGTSLRDGCQTGLIPQVMKALFNKIEKLKYQTEFQLHVSFIEILKEEVRDLLDSVSLSKSMPANGHSGKVSVPGRPPIQIRESSNGVITLSGSTEVAVNTLKEMAGCLEQGSLSRATGSTNMNNQSSRSHAIFTITLEQMRKLHSISPVNDTPDEDMGEEYFCAKLHLVDLAGSERAKRTGSDGLRLKEGIHINRGLLALGNVISALGDEKKRKEGVHVPYRDSKLTRLLQDSLGGNSKTVMIACISPADINAEETLNTLKYANRARNIQNKPVVNRDLISNEVQQMRQQLKYLQAELCARGGGSPPDEVQALKERIAWLEATNEDLSRELHEHRSRCAVVDQCEIDSQEGHASFTKCDGLKRGFQSMDSSDYQLDEDVSGESSGEIDEAAKEWEHALIRSTMDKELIELNRRLEQKESEMKLFGGVDTESLKQHFRKKIMELEEEKRIVQQERDRLLAEIENRAANSDGQTQKAQESHSQKLKALEAQILDLKRKQESQVELLKQKQRSEEAAKRLQAEIQHIKAQKVQLQHRIKQESEQFRQWRASREKEVLQLRKEGRRNEYERHKLEALHQRQKLILQRKTEEAAMATRRLKELLEARKSSACETSANSNGHTSSSQVNDKSLQRWLDHELEVIMKVHEVRFQYEKQKQEQTVMAEELALLKQVDRFGPNEGKNGHPRLSVMSSNARMERVASLENMLSISSNALTAMASQLSEAGDRERSLIGRGHWNQLRSMGEAKNLLQYMFTAASEARCQLWDKDMEMKDLKDQLNELVALLRESEAQRKELVKEQKLREQAVAIALATSSLGNSRNSSKHYADDLSGPLSPISLPAPKQLKFSPGIVNGSVRESVAFIDQTRKMVPVGQMSMKKLVTVGQTGKLWRWKRSHHQWLLQFKWKWQKPWKLSEWIKHSDETIMRSRPRSLALIDMI